The proteins below are encoded in one region of Silene latifolia isolate original U9 population chromosome 2, ASM4854445v1, whole genome shotgun sequence:
- the LOC141642202 gene encoding uncharacterized protein LOC141642202: protein MELALSLGNNTRTTSVHHPVQSGFESGRTTSVVENNKSSVDFCMGLTPSSKSTAEINDHHDHDDDDHRKVGSSSSSDPTADISPRQLDLIPFSPIPRPCSSTLRLPWLSDNLSSEPGSSDGPGSRSRIMEVNRRHPVGPADGDADEDSSPNSGTSSFMEFSLYTRNNKINGRKKRENDYNNNNDGESKEGGGNYGQGVIEGGGGATTSRGSDDEENGSTRKKLRLSKEQSAFLEESFKEHHTLNPKQKQALAKELNLRPRQVEVWFQNRRARTKLKQTEVDCEYLKRCCETLTEENRRLQKELHELRALKSSQPFFMHHPATTLTMCPSCERVAPTSASAASTTVVSSIGTSTSVVKPNPGLALGNSPPQVDQNGS from the exons ATGGAGCTAGCATTAAGTTTAGGAAACAATACTAGGACTACTAGTGTACACCATCCGGTTCAGTCCGGATTCGAGTCGGGTAGGACAACTAGTGTAGTGGAGAATAACAAGAGTAGTGTAGACTTTTGCATGGGTCTAACACCATCATCAAAATCAACGGCTGAGATTAATGATCATCATgatcatgatgatgatgatcataGGAAAGTTggttcatcttcatcatctgatCCAACGGCTGATATTTCGCCACGTCAGCTTGATCTCATACCTTTTTCTCCTATTCCTCGACCGTGTTCTTCTACTCTCAGATTACCTTGGCTCTCTGATAATT TGAGTTCTGAACCGGGTTCATCCGACGGACCGGGGTCAAGGTCAAGAATCATGGAAGTGAACCGGCGCCATCCGGTGGGGCCTGCAGACGGGGATGCGGACGAGGACTCGTCACCGAATAGCGGGACGTCGTCGTTTATGGAGTTTTCTTTGTATACTAGGAATAATAAAATTAATGGacgaaaaaaaagggaaaatgattataataataataatgacggTGAGAGTAAAGAGGGTGGTGGTAATTATGGACAAGGAGTAATTGAAGGAGGTGGAGGAGCAACAACATCAAGGGGAAGTGATGATGAAGAGAATGGTTCCACTAGAAAAAAGCTTAGGCTTTCTAAGGAACAATCAGCTTTTCTTGAGGAGAGCTTTAAAGAGCACCATACTTTGAATCCT AAGCAAAAACAAGCATTGGCAAAGGAGTTGAACCTTAGACCTCGGCAAGTAGAAGTATGGTTTCAAAATAGGAGAGCCAG GACAAAGTTGAAGCAGACAGAAGTAGATTGTGAGTATTTAAAGAGGTGCTGTGAGACATTGACAGAAGAGAACAGAAGATTACAAAAAGAGCTTCATGAATTAAGAGCTTTGAAATCTTCTCAACCTTTCTTCATGCACCACCCTGCCACTACTCTTACCATGTGTCCATCTTGTGAACGTGTGGCCCCGACTTCCGCCTCGGCCGCCTCGACCACCGTTGTGTCTTCAATTGGCACGTCAACATCCGTTGTTAAACCGAACCCCGGGTTGGCTTTGGGTAATAGCCCCCCTCAAGTTGATCAGAATGGTTCATGA
- the LOC141633284 gene encoding L-type lectin-domain containing receptor kinase IX.1-like, producing the protein MPRSGPYFGDGLTFYLAPVNSSVPVNSTGGSLGLVNPLYFNDTSKNQFVAVEFDSFKNFFDPSDDHFRLVDHGLGSQTTVLAGTIGYMAPECVITGKASKETDVYSFGVVALEIACGRRPVKSREEPSKVRMVEWVWSLYGQGRLLEAVDKRLNEEFDLQQTECLMVVGLWCCHPDYSQRPSIRQVINVLNMDSPLPILPSKQPVPTYFAPPMNMDLYSNTSSSAFSGSTATTSSSSSQSVLTGTAPLLSQKASI; encoded by the exons ATGCCAA GAAGTGGTCCTTATTTCGGCGATGGTCTAACGTTTTACCTTGCACCAGTAAACTCTTCTGTTCCTGTAAATTCAACTGGTGGAAGTCTTGGGTTAGTTAATCCTCTTTATTTCAACGATACGAGCAAAAACCAGTTTGTAGCTGTTGAATTTGACAGCTTTAAGAATTTCTTTGATCCGAGTGATGATCAT TTTCGACTAGTGGACCACGGATTAGGGTCCCAAACAACCGTTCTAGCGGGAACTATAGGTTATATGGCTCCAGAGTGTGTCATCACCGGAAAGGCAAGTAAAGAAACCGATGTGTACAGTTTCGGAGTGGTTGCCCTTGAAATAGCATGCGGAAGGCGGCCTGTCAAGTCCAGGGAAGAACCGAGTAAGGTTAGGATGGTAGAATGGGTTTGGAGTCTGTATGGGCAAGGCCGTCTTTTAGAGGCCGTGGATAAACGACTGAATGAAGAGTTCGACTTACAGCAGACGGAATGCTTAATGGTGGTCGGTTTGTGGTGCTGTCATCCAGACTATAGTCAGAGACCGTCCATCAGACAAGTTATAAATGTTCTGAATATGGATTCTCCATTACCCATATTGCCGTCAAAGCAACCAGTTCCAACCTATTTTGCGCCGCCAATGAACATGGACTTATACTCTAATACTTCCTCGTCTGCGTTCAGTGGTAGCACCGCTACAACAAGCTCTTCTTCATCTCAGTCAGTCCTAACTGGTACTGCGCCGTTGTTGTCTCAGAAAGCCAGCATCTGA
- the LOC141642203 gene encoding uncharacterized protein LOC141642203: MIESQRFLKTHHDFPHTIYFLPCYVDTFLLSFLNTLLSHSHSSSPSSSSHQTTTTTTTFMAEVTKYQLITTTKNTIFSDIKSHFSLFKTRKSSPFIYGIVLIFVIFTVFLAFSPSTSSPFTHTDETYYRSHFSSVYSYFFPNSTQINPSRSQNNVTNSQNLNKTAQISDKVENFEQKNGTILQKDDQNTQSSDLDHVAAVNNSQNLNKTQISAQITDKDENFEQKNATILQKNDQNTQSSDLDHVAAVNNSPNLNKTQISDEINGKVGNFEQKGDQNIQSSNLNQVAEVNNVTVTSAVAGNNSIVHASDQSTKLSPLQKNESSITPQISQISPNSTKNGGGMGVKSSDLAASLTKNQGKNRVNDTVLGGAKKQENEVGNLVGCDLYDGNWVKDESYPLYKPGSCNLIDEQFNCFLNGRPDADYQMLKWKPKGCTLPRLNGGQMLELLRGKRLVFVGDSLNRNMWESLVCILKNAVPDKKKVYEAFGHHNFRTEASYSFVFEDYNSTVEFFVSPFLVQQWEVTDKNGTTKETLRLDLMVRDADQFKNADYIIFNTGHWWTHDKTSKGEDYYQEGSHVYKQLDVTEAFRRAITTWGRWIDANVNPQRTHVLFRGYSASHFSGGQWNSGGQCDSETDPIRNDTYLTEYPPKMKVFESVIKGMKIPVSYLNVTKLTDYRKDGHPSVYRKLHLTDDEKQSPLKYQDCSHWCLPGVPDSWNELLYAELLRKHYKDQQHQNQT; this comes from the exons ATGATTGAAAGCCAAAGATTCTTAAAAACCCATCATGATTTTCCTCACACTATTTACTTCCTTCCTTGTTATGTTGACACCTTTCTCCTCTCATTCCTCAACACTCTCCTTTCACACTCtcattcttcttctccttcttcttcttcacaccaaactacaacaacaacaacaacattcatGGCAGAAGTAACAAAATACCAATTAATCACAACCACAAAAAACACCATTTTCTCAGACATAAAATCACACTTTTCTCTCTTTAAAACTAGAAAAAGTAGTCCTTTTATTTATGGGATTGttttaatttttgtaatttttactGTTTTTCTTGCTTTTTCTCCTTCTACTTCGTCACCATTTACTCATACTGATGAAACTTATTATAGATCTCATTTTTCTTCTGTTTACTCTTACTTTTTTCCAAATTCTACTCAAATTAACCCTTCTAGATCTCAAAATAATGTTACAAATTCCCAAAACTTGAATAAAACTGCTCAAATTAGTGATAAAGTTGAAAACTTTGAGCAGAAAAATGGTACCATTCTGCAGAAAGATGATCAGAACACTCAAAGTTCTGATCTTGATCATGTTGCAGCAGTTAATAACTCTCAAAATTTGAATAAAACCCAAATTTCTGCTCAAATTACTGATAAAGATGAAAACTTTGAGCAGAAAAATGCTACCATTCTGCAGAAAAATGATCAGAACACTCAAAGTTCTGATCTTGATCATGTTGCAGCGGTTAATAATTCTCCAAATTTGAATAAAACCCAAATTTCTGATGAAATTAATGGTAAAGTTGGAAATTTTGAGCAAAAAGGAGATCAAAACATTCAAAGTTCTAATCTTAATCAAGTTGCAGAAGTTAATAATGTTACTGTAACTTCTGCAGTTGCAGGAAATAACAGCATTGTACATGCAAGTGATCAAAGCACTAAACTTTCACCATTGCAGAAGAATGAGAGTAGCATTACAcctcaaatctctcaaatttCGCCGAATTCGACGAAAAATGGAGGTGGGATGGGGGTGAAATCATCTGATTTGGCAGCGTCATTGACGAAAAATCAGGGAAAAAACCGCGTAAACGACACCGTTTTAGGAGGAGCAAAGAAGCAGGAAAATGAGGTGGGGAATTTGGTGGGTTGTGATTTGTATGATGGAAATTGGGTGAAAGATGAGAGTTACCCACTTTATAAACCTGGATCATGTAATTTAATTGATGAACAATTTAATTGTTTTCTTAATGGTAGACCTGATGCTGATTATCAGATGCTTAAGTGGAAGCCTAAAGGTTGCACATTGCCAAG GCTAAATGGTGGACAAATGCTGGAATTATTGAGGGGAAAGCGGCTTGTTTTCGTCGGTGATTCTCTTAATAGGAATATGTGGGAGTCTCTTGTTTGCATTCTTAAGAACGCGGTTCCAGATAAAAAGAAAGTCTATGAGGCCTTTGGTCACCACAATTTTCGGACTGAAGCTTCCTACTCTTTCGTATTCGAA GATTATAATTCCACAGTAGAGTTCTTCGTATCGCCTTTCTTAGTTCAACAATGGGAAGTAACGGACAAGAATGGAACGACCAAGGAAACTCTTCGTCTTGATCTAATGGTTAGAGATGCAGATCAGTTCAAGAATGCCGACTACATCATATTTAACACAGGGCATTGGTGGACTCATGATAAAACGTCAAAGGG GGAAGACTATTATCAAGAAGGCAGCCATGTCTACAAACAATTGGATGTTACAGAAGCGTTTCGAAGAGCCATAACAACTTGGGGCAGGTGGATTGACGCCAATGTCAATCCACAGAGGACACATGTTCTCTTCCGAGGCTATTCTGCTTCACATTTCAG CGGTGGGCAATGGAATTCAGGCGGGCAATGCGACAGTGAAACGGACCCCATCAGAAACGATACATACCTGACTGAATACCCACCGAAGATGAAAGTATTCGAGTCGGTAATAAAGGGGATGAAAATCCCGGTTTCTTACCTAAATGTAACGAAATTGACAGACTACAGGAAAGACGGGCATCCTTCAGTTTATCGAAAGCTACATCTCACAGACGATGAGAAACAGTCACCACTCAAATACCAAGACTGCAGTCACTGGTGCCTACCTGGTGTTCCTGATTCGTGGAACGAACTCCTCTATGCCGAGCTCCTAAGAAAACATTACAAGGACCAACAGCACCAGAATCAAACTTAA